In the Ctenopharyngodon idella isolate HZGC_01 chromosome 21, HZGC01, whole genome shotgun sequence genome, TTGAGTAAATCAGGGCTTCTAGGGTTAGTGGTGGGGCAGGTTAGGGAATCATCAGCTCTGCCCTaactttttattggttaaaatgaatggagaatatctcatgtTTTCCGTGGCTGCCCAAGCCCTCAGGATTAgcgcttatggttttataaacaaggcccagttcgacgctggatttacagatcgtttgaaactgaaaaatGGAGCGGTCACAGTGATAATGATCCTGGttatgagtcggaaccgcaggtggtcaGTAAAACTGGTTTGTGgtttgtggaaaacaatgtgtaaaacagacagacggagtcgctaatgtatgtttcagtcgatggataTTCTAGTTTCCCACtacgttacaacagcgatgatcaaaagaacatggacaaaacagtaacttgttgtaaacaaatgttcaatgacgTGCCGAAAGCTCTATGACCTGTCATTGTGGCCGTCgtcacccgggtgttgatagcgcgcgagCCCAGGTGAGACATGAACATCTCAcattgctatctgtgtttaaactaaactcatttaaaccatgcaaatttaaacattcatccgtaagacacgaaagagaacttgcgcgagatttgtgtgtgtgtactcatcCGAAGCGCGTACAAGGGAGAGCGGCGTCACAGTgcgcaaattctctttcaagtcttgcacctaaacggacaaattcacacaaaatttatGTAAACATGCCCATCTTAATGAGTGtcctaacaaacatagtaggctatgtcttaagagaaaaacgagacagacaatgcatgtgtatcagtatccgtgtactggatctttgaattatatcttaaagggacagcaatctaatattcctgctctatgtgttttaatgttaatcgaaCAACAAAGGATGAAGAAATCAGTCTTGGccgaatagcttttgtaacttcaataatgtttcaactttatttaattattcaaataagTTTATATGaactgttattttatatttgattactttattcaatttctgtacctgaaagcagttagatacctgaaaaacctgtaaagcattgtttattttatttgtatcttagctctcatgtatttatttgtgctgtttcttgttgttagattatttgtttttattttctttatctttatttgacagttgtcctattttttactgaacatagcacataccgaactgtaCTGAAACTGTGACACTAAAACcatgatacaaaccgaaccgtgaaaaatctgaaccgtcccacccctagtttaaatacatttgtttagctgaccatcgATAGCTTGCAGGCAATCGCTACACAAAAGCTGTGcatgctcgtcactctttagctttGCCCAcagcacgcctccaggagctcggatGTTtttggaaagactcggtacagcgtatttgtcttttataaatctgataaaactaaagactcttcggagatatgaaggatgctatactactctataggtactcaagattaacatgagattggcagaaactgtgtgtgttatgtaccctttaatTGAATTTCACAAAGAAACCATTTAATCCATTATTCTAttgtaattataaattattaaaccaCTGGGTTAgctgtgtgtatttatattttaattttttaaaatatgccgCCCTCAAGCCTTTCCAGCATACATGAACCTTTTTGGCAGTTCCCTGGTTTTTGGCCtcccttattttttttttcggaAACTAGTGCATTATGTTCATGTCATGCAAAGTTGTCAACATGAACTCAGTTTTCTTCAGCAGTTAGATTTGTGCCTAAAACTAAGCCTCAGATTTTAGGTTTAAATATGATAGTTGATGTTAAACTGTAGaccaacaataataataagaaaaacaaacattcatATTTCTTCAGTTTACTTTTACATTTGTTGTGATTTTCatcttgggtgaactatatcattcaaagaaaaaaaaaaaaaatccctccaGAGCTTATTGAATTTCCCCAAGGTTTTATTTGGTAGAAACTCAGAGAACTTAAACTGAGCAAGTTCTTTTATAAGCAGATGAGTAGTCCATAGTACTTCCATTTCATGAATGTGAGCATGCAAGTTAACAAATTAAGGCAATTCAGTGGTAATTGTTGATTGGTGTTAACtcttattgtattttaaaagcaTGTATGCCatatctttatatttatattttcaaattgaAGCAAATGTGAGTTACTTGAGATACAGatgttgtttttaattgcaACATTTTGAGGGCATTTTGCATACGGACAAGTGCAAGCTTAACTTCAATATATGATGGATAATATGACAAATTTTGCAACTTACACTCTGATGGAACCACAAGCCTCTAAATCATACaggtatatttattttacatgctTTTTATTCATCTATGTTATGATACTGTTTGTGAACATTTTtctcagtgttgttattgtctTGGAGAGAGCCCTTCATGAACCAATGTACATTTTTCTGTGCAATCTCTGTGTAAATGACATTTATGGAACAGCAGCATTTTATCCTAAATTCTTGCATGATTTAATATTGAATTCATACATAATTCCATCTTACATGTGTGCTTTCCAGGCCTTTGTTGTTTATACTTATGTCATGTGTGAATATTCTACATTAGCAGTGATGGCATATGACAGACATGTGGCCATATGTCGACCTTTAGACTATCACTCAAAGATGAACACATTTTCATGCAGCATATTACTTGGCTTCTGTTGGATCATACCATTTCTTATTATGTTCATTGCAGTTTTCTTGTCAAATAGGTTGGTACTATGTAAAAATCATATTGACAAGTTGTATTGTGACAACTGGTCAATTGTAAAACTCTCATGTGGATCAACTTTTGTCAATAACctttatggatttatttttatttcgttATATTTCAGTCTTGTGATTGTAATTATGGTGTCCTATATTAAACTGATCATTGCATGTAAAGCATCATTAGAGTGCAGAAGGAAATTCTGGCAGACATGTGTGcctcatttactttcattgatAAATCTCACTGTTGCAATACTTTTTGATACCATCTATAACAGATATGGATCAAGTGATTTCCCTGGAACCCTGCGTAATTTTTTGGCTTTAGAAATGATTATAGTGCCACCTCTTTTCAATCCCATAATTTATGGCTTAAAACTAACAGAAGTTCGCAAAAGAATCCTAAAGTTATGCATGAATTGTATTAAAGAATGACAGTATGAAGCGTGTTGTGTATATACTGTAGTGTGTCTGtcaggaaaaaaaaggaaaactgtTGCCCCtgctttatgtaaaataaagttaagaaaaaataaaagtaaaatgagTGATGCTTTTATCCTCTCATTATGCTGCAAATGCATTCAATGTACACTGAGGTTTCACAatcacaaaatacattttgacaagGTGATCAGGACTTGTATCATCCTGGGGTTTATTTAGTAATGACTGTCTGACTATAACTACttatcaaatacacacacacacacacacacacacacacaaaatcatggatatgaaattttgatttgagtttaatttttaaaaaatgttcttgCTTGTAGATTAGGTTCCACTTAGAAATCAGCGAGATGaacactgcaacaatattaaaatattaagttatatatacaattttgtATTAATCAGCAATCCGAGTTACTTTTTCTAGTTAGATGacattatataacaataatgataactTTATTTTCTATAGCGCCTTTAAATGAGCTTCTCTAAAGCACGGTAAAAATACAaggaaaatacaaaataaatcaacaaCAGTACATTGGTATATTAAAACAACAAGAAATTGTCTCAGGTtatgcatgtaaccatggttccctgagaaggggaacaagACACTGCATTCTCTAGAGAACACTTCGGGAAACCAGTGTCCACTCCACCATGCTGAGGGAATGAATGCCTAAATTGGCTGTGACAAGCATAACTAAGGACTCAACGGGCTTAAATGCCAGATTCCCTCACTCAGGTCCATGGAATGGTCAGTCACAATACTGCCTAAGGCCACAACCTAAGCTCCAAGCTCTAGGAAGGGTGGAGCTCAAAGGTCtggcaatgtcacttttttttcttttgttttttttacacattaccTTGGCTTAAAGGGTCACTCATTTAGGTTTGTGCTGAGGAGCCGAGATGGGATCCTGGCATTCAGCAGGTGGTACAGGGTTGTGGCAGGCGGGACATAACatctctgttccctccttcaggaaACAAGGGTAACGACAGTAACCGAGACATTTTTAATGGCGCTCCTCATTTACAAGTGTAGTGTAGCccaattcatgaacaaatgactcttatgagccagttcttttaatgaatcgTTCATAAAAGACTCACAAATTCCTCACTGAATGAATTTTAAGCAGACACACAGCATCAAGGCTCATTGCTATACAAATTTTTTCTACTGTTgttcacatttttacttttactttaatttCACTGGCTTTGccctaaaacaaacaaacaaacaaacaaaaaattaaagttattgttttgttctttttggcCCATTTAACCATGTATTCTAATAAGGTCATGACAGcaaaattttagataccagtgaaatttcacaatttcaaATTCCAATTTCAAAtccacagcaaaaactactagcctaacgaatataaagttcaagcattattaaagacaagtaaacagtccgTAATAAAGTAAGAACAAATTAAGCAGCATGGGCGGCTTTAGGATGTTCACTAATAGTTTataccagtggttcccaaactgacAGAGGGGGTATGCGAACAAAATACTGAGTTTTGCCGTTCATTTAATTCTTCCCagccttaaaataacattaaaaccaaGCATGCTTTTCTAACAGACAATGCCGTAAATAAGCATATGGGTGCATAATTGCATGCAGAGTCTGCTGCCTTAGCAAATCGTGCTACATTACTGCCGTTCTCGCCAATGTACCTGTAGATTTAGCACTTACTAACTAGCATGAAGGACAAATAGCCTGGCACAGAAGGTGCATTGGTGTCAATTTAAGATTCAAACTCTTGATACAAAACATACCTtttgtgagttcttgtttttaatgttaatacgagcaagaatgcaaatccaaatatccacacgattgccaatgtgacattgattttatacaacagttcatcaaacaaaagggtaatattagtgatgttcttcacagtattgtcagtatttgctctattttgcaacgaAATAATAGTTCCAgcgaaagccacagcagaactaccacacacagcggtgtttcgtgaacgaatctgcggctttgaacgaatcgttcgtgaaagtcattgattcaatgattcattcataaatacagccacttgctttgttactgaatgaatgaatgacttaaTGACTCAcacattaagacagtgacttaccgctgcctactggcggttttagtatttaaaagagTCACTTTTcacattattatcatcattgcatatttatctattgaacttttttttaaaacattattaatgttgtaaaggtatttataaagaaaaaatgcaCCGGAAAGTCAATTTAGGGGGCAAATGTTGTcctttaatggaaaaggtgAAATCTAAGTGGAAGTGAGGGGGTGCGCAGAATGATGGTAAATACCTCAGGCGGTactccactctaaaaagtttgggaaccactggtttatTCCATTGAAAAGATATTTCAAAATTCTCTTTACCCctaagcaaaaaataaaaaaagatcttGAGTAAATCAGGGCCTCTAGGGTTAGTGGTGGGGCAGGTTAGGGAATCATCAGCTTTGCCCTaactttttattggttaaaatgaatggagaatatctcatgtTTTCCGTGGCTGCCCAAGCCCTCAGGATtggcgcttatggttttattaacaaggcccagttcgacgctggatttacagatcgtttgaaactgaaaaatGGAGCGGTCACAGTGATAATGATCCTGGttatgagtcggaaccgcaggtggtcagtaaaactgcattaaatatctgttttgttggcaataggcgcctaagtgcatataatgtaaacaacacgaacatagtgaattcataaattcattattcatcattaactatacgctatattcattatagtgattcaaaagttatccagggataatgcgatggtgtattgtgtgtgtttaaattagGGGTTGGACGGTTCGCTGTAAAAAATCTAACCGTTTGGTTCTCCACCCATGGTTCGGCACGTgcttgcaccgcggttcatcccaaatctaacgacgcatctataatatggtttgttgaaaacaatgtgtaaaacagacagacggaGTCGCTACTGTATGTTTCATTCGATGGATATGCATTCTAGTTTCCCAAtacgttacaacagcgatgatcaaaagaacatggacaaaacagtaacttgttgtaaacaaatgttcaatgacgTGCCGAAAGCTCTATGACCTGTCATTGTGGCCGTCgtcacccgggtgttgatagcgcgcgagCCCAGGTGAGACATGAACATCTCAcattgctatctgtgtttaaactaaactcatttaaaccttgccaatttaaacattcatccgtaagacttgaaagagaacttgCGCGCGCTgtgagatttgtgtgtgtgtactcatcTGAAGCGCGTACAAGGGAGAGCGGCGTTGCAGTGtgcaaattctctttcaagtcttgcacctaaacggacaaattcacataaaatttatgtcaacatgcccatcttagtgagtatcctaacaaacattGTAGGCTATGTCTTAAGAGAAAAATGAGACAGACAAtacatgtgtatcagtatcagtgtactggatctttgaattatgtcttaaagggacagcaatctaatattcctgctctatgtgttttaatgttaatcgaaCAACAAAGGATGAAGAAATCagtcttgactgaatagcttttgtaacttcaataatgtttcaactttatttaattattcaaatgaGTTTAtatgaagtgttattttatatatttaagtgttattttttatattttatatttggcAGTTCCCTGTTTTTTGGACTCCCTTATTTTTTTTCGGAAATTAGTGCATTATGTTCATGTCATGCAAAGTTGTCAACATGAACTCAGTTTTCTTCAGCACTTAGATTTGTGCCTAAAACTAAGCCTCAAATTCCAGGTTTAAATATGATAGTTGATGTTAAACTGTAGACCAacaataataagaagaaaaacaaagtttACTTTTACATTTGTTGTGATTTTCATCTGAACTATAtcattcaaagaaaaaaaaaaaaagccctccAGAGCTTATTGAATTTCCCCAAGGTTTTATTTGGTAGAAACTCAGAGAACTTAAACTGAGCAAGTTATTTATAAGCAGATGAGTAGTTCATAGTACTTCCATTTCATGAATGTGAGCATGCAAGTTAACAAATCAAGGCAATTCAGTGGTAATTGTTGATTGGTGTTAACtcttattgtattttaaaagcaTGTATGCCAtatctttacatttatattttcaaactgAAGCAAACATGTGAGTTACTTGAGATACAGATGTTTTTAATTGCAACATTTTGAGGGCATTTTGCATAGCTAGTGCAAGCTTAAAAACTTCAATATATGATGGATAATATGACAAATTTTGCAACTTACACTCTGATGGAACCACAAGACTCTAAATCATACAGGTATATTTATTTCACATGCTTTTTGTTCCTCTATGTTATGATACTGTTTGTGAACATTTGgctcagtgttgttattgtctTGGAGAGAGCCCTTCATGAACCAATGTACATTTTTCTGTGCAATCTCTGTGTAAATGACATTTATGGAACAGCAGCATTTTATCCTAAATTCTTGCATGATTTAATATTGAATTCATACATAATTCCATCTTACATGTGTGCTTTCCAGGCCTTTATTGTTTATACTTATGTCATGTGTGAATATTCTACATTAGCAGTGATGGCATATGACAGACATGTGGCCATATGTCGACCTTTAGACTATCACTCAAAGATGAACACATTTTCATGCAGCATATTACTTGGCTTCTGTTGGATCATACCATTTCTTATTATGTTCATTGCAGTTTTCTTGTCAAATAGGTTGGTACTATGTAAAAATCATATTGACAAGTTGTATTGTGACAACTGGTCAATTGTAAAACTCTCATGTGGATCAACTTTTATCAATAACctttatggatttatttttatttcgttATATTTTGGTCTTGTGATTGTAATTATTGTGTCCTATATTAAACTGATCATTGCATGTAAAGCATCATTAGAGTGCAGAAGGAAATTCTGGCAGACATGTGTGCCTCATTTACTATCATTGATAAATCTCACTGTTGCAATACTTTTTGATAACATCTATAACAGATATGGATCAAGTGATTTCCCTGGAACCCTGCGTAATTTTTTGGCTTTAGAAATGATTATAGTACCACCTCTTTTCAATCCAATAATTTATGGCTTAAAACTAACAGAAGTTCGCAAAAGAATCCTAAAATTATGCATGAATTGTActaaaaaatgacaatatagTCATGTTGTGTTGTGTATATACTGTAGTGTGtcaggaaaaaaaggaaaactgtTAACTGTTGCCCctgttttatgtaaaataaagttaagaaaaaataaaagtaaaataagtgATGCTTTTATCCTCTCATTATGCTGCAAAAGCATTTAATGTACACTGAGGTTTCAAAatcacaaaatacattttgacaagGTGATCAGGACTTGTATCATCCTGGGGTTTATTTAGTAATGACTGTCTGACTATAACTACttatcaaatacacacacacacacacacacacacacacacacacaaaatcatggatatgaaatattgatttgagttttaattttttttaaaaatgttcttgcTTGTAGATTAGGTTCCACTTAGAAATCAGCGAGATGaacactgcaacaatattaaaatattaagttatATATACAATTGTGTATTAATCAGCAAGCCAAGTTACTTTTTCTAGTTAGATgacattatataataaaaataactttattttctaTAGTGCCTTTAAAGGTGCTTCTCTAAAGCACTTTACAAGGTAAAAATACAaggaaaatacaaaataaatcaacCATAGTACACTGGTATATTAAAACAACAAGAAATTGTCTCAGGTTacacatgtaaccatggttcccatTCAGTTGGTCTTGTttgacgtacgtcggacagaccgacgaataggaatctcgctagagaggccaatctactttgAGTGTAActacgagccaatgcacattggcatgcaattaTTTGCAGCAGCTGCTCTGCCCTGCTCTgcgcgggtatataatgagcagcaggtgcattACATCTttagcttttcgcttcggagccgagcGGTTCGTTTGTTCCTGTCTCTAAAGcctcgttcagactgtcagtccaaatccgatttttgtgcatgtccgattgaaatctgatcagatttagcaagtctgAATAGCCAAAAACCACATGAAATGTTAAATATCCGTTTCGaactacattcatatgtggtttggaatCTTATTCAAATCGCATATCTGGAAATCCGTTTCAGTCTGACTGTTCTGATCGGATTTCAtgtggtttatgtgactttctcacacaacgtaaaatgtaaacatcagacattgttataggaaacatgctgaaagtcgctgcagaaacaaggctgtgttgttgcaaagtgccggACGTGCAAAAATTAGCAATAGGCTATAACTGAGACATGTTTTGAGACCGGGGGAGACAACAGCACGGAATAAAGCCGCTCATACCTGCCTCCTATGTTTTTGTCGTTGCCTGATCATAACGCAGTAGTTCAGCACCGGCGGCTACACATTGTCATgatgtaaataagacaacatctgtattgcaaacccctccacgttgccatagaaaccaatgcagatgtTCCGGAAAACGAAAAAGCGCCATAGACacacaaatcggatctgaacaCTTGCAATATACAGTGTGGACATAAAAttttttagatcagattccaatcagatacacaaataatcggatttggactgacagtctgaacgaggCTTAGTCTGCAAGCAGTGTTTTCTAAAAAAGAGCCAGTTCTTTAAGGAAGAAGCTTTCTCTTTATTGGTGTTCATGTGACAGCGCTACACCGGTGATCGAGTCctcttgtttgtgtgtgtgcgccttCAGTGAGCGCTAAAAGGCTGTTCTTACAGCTGGTGATGGTGCGTGTTTTCTCCTAAGAAGGAAGTCTTAAGAGGGCacggagagcagtgggaggcCAGAAACCTCACCACGCTCATCCTCTTTATCGCCAGTGGGCAGCAGCACGCAGTTCGAGAAGGCAACCAAAGCTTCTCCTGCGCCCCCTGCCCAACCGTGGAACGAGGTAagtgttgcacagcacactTAGCCCCTACTACGGGCTGCCTCGCAAAGAGAGCCCCCCGAGCCGCGTCCCTGCATTCCACCTTGCTGCCCCACTGTGTGTACGCCTATGGTCCCCTTGGTCCCGCTGTTACGGTCTCTGCGAGCCTGGCTAGTGCTCCCCAGTctgtctcgctggctcattcagACCATcaggctcggctatgcgattcaattcgcccggcgtccccccaagttcaggggcaTCCACTTCACTTCAGTGGAAGCTGTCGATGCCCATGTCTTGCGTGCAgagatcgcggtcctactggTGAAGGATGcaatagagccggtccctccagccgatatgaggtcagagttttacagtccctacttcattgtacccaagaaaagcagTGGGTTACAACCAATCTtggatctgcgagttttgaatcaTAGCCTCCACAAGCAACCGTTCAAAATGCTAACGTAGAAACACATTTTCGAGTGCATCTGTCCCCAATATTGGTTTG is a window encoding:
- the LOC127503943 gene encoding olfactory receptor 52E8-like, with protein sequence MDNMTNFATYTLMEPQASKSYRYIYFTCFLFIYVMILFVNIFLSVVIVLERALHEPMYIFLCNLCVNDIYGTAAFYPKFLHDLILNSYIIPSYMCAFQAFVVYTYVMCEYSTLAVMAYDRHVAICRPLDYHSKMNTFSCSILLGFCWIIPFLIMFIAVFLSNRLVLCKNHIDKLYCDNWSIVKLSCGSTFVNNLYGFIFISLYFSLVIVIMVSYIKLIIACKASLECRRKFWQTCVPHLLSLINLTVAILFDTIYNRYGSSDFPGTLRNFLALEMIIVPPLFNPIIYGLKLTEVRKRILKLCMNCIKE
- the LOC127503944 gene encoding olfactory receptor 52Z1P-like, producing the protein MDNMTNFATYTLMEPQDSKSYRYIYFTCFLFLYVMILFVNIWLSVVIVLERALHEPMYIFLCNLCVNDIYGTAAFYPKFLHDLILNSYIIPSYMCAFQAFIVYTYVMCEYSTLAVMAYDRHVAICRPLDYHSKMNTFSCSILLGFCWIIPFLIMFIAVFLSNRLVLCKNHIDKLYCDNWSIVKLSCGSTFINNLYGFIFISLYFGLVIVIIVSYIKLIIACKASLECRRKFWQTCVPHLLSLINLTVAILFDNIYNRYGSSDFPGTLRNFLALEMIIVPPLFNPIIYGLKLTEVRKRILKLCMNCTKK